The following are from one region of the Gloeocapsopsis sp. IPPAS B-1203 genome:
- a CDS encoding AAA family ATPase: MAFDIRDFIDSKGRDRGNIHIACPNCQDASTKNPALSINLETGAYHCFKCEGEKNGEIKLALGYSKDKIVPTGYSKVSEVTVTPTDVLSYHTKLINESRLGKQWLLDRGFSLEMIEYFKLGIRRIKRLYQLWYAIIIPIPADQLGTRYFQKLRIQPWANDDDRPSGLKAWDQKGISAMVWLTYNPPDATETYLCEGEWDAMMLGWLARQANAKIAIATFTCGCDTVPPQSELDKLPGQVTIFYDRNDKPNSKTGELPGEKGALKVAGQLQNRGFVAAVPCNSYYEDRQGWDVSDAINAGFKFDDFVAAGKIATQPTLLPKENPLRDRLVSNAELMARAPDYIDWLVPDMLPANELFVLAASPRAGKSLMAMLLAKCIATGENFLGRVVTQGAVLYVNLEDSEAKIKQRELAQEWSTDVPIYWLDRFKLSETAHLRELAEELDVRLIILDTLSRIRDDGSQETSAEISRYLEPLQDMAMQLRLSVLLVHHTTKITIENAGSTNVFDTIRGSSAIRGVCRGSWVLAASDRTYRLCVEHGFGEKQDLEVLLDGETLTWKAVRPWNPKSSSTQVEQILEYLKKAKKATIPEVASVLNLNPNYVTTALWRLQMEKQVYKIPGKKYYPATYYYAMSTSSLNDLSITYQKNGLIGNEKPCAEGDTANNRHNLSSGDTFDGTKYKKNPDDTQNASDTEIFDQLSSIAEKLTNEAIEAKMNTQSIDKFLSIDSSKSSNLAVPAEEKGISLEGGSDHLIPKTDTFLLDDNRETNENLGNSIATIDGKTEHIPRRKTRKLQVGDRCKWIGLPGAMAVVCKGRTLEVLELRYQGLEARIKAPNWACDYWVASSDLRQVKQ, translated from the coding sequence ATGGCTTTCGATATTCGAGATTTCATTGATTCAAAAGGACGCGATCGCGGCAATATTCACATAGCGTGTCCTAACTGTCAGGATGCATCTACAAAAAATCCTGCACTCAGTATCAATCTAGAAACTGGAGCGTATCACTGCTTTAAATGTGAAGGTGAAAAAAATGGCGAAATAAAATTGGCACTGGGATATTCAAAGGATAAGATAGTGCCAACTGGGTACAGTAAAGTCTCCGAGGTTACAGTAACGCCAACTGATGTTCTCTCCTATCACACAAAGCTGATTAATGAATCCCGATTAGGTAAGCAATGGTTACTTGATCGGGGTTTTTCTTTGGAGATGATCGAATACTTCAAGCTTGGCATCAGGCGGATCAAGCGCTTATATCAATTGTGGTATGCCATTATTATTCCAATACCCGCCGATCAACTGGGTACGCGATACTTTCAAAAATTAAGGATTCAGCCGTGGGCCAACGATGACGATCGCCCTAGTGGATTAAAGGCGTGGGACCAAAAGGGTATTAGCGCTATGGTGTGGCTGACCTATAACCCTCCAGATGCAACGGAGACTTATTTATGTGAGGGAGAATGGGATGCAATGATGCTTGGATGGTTAGCACGGCAAGCTAACGCCAAAATTGCGATCGCCACTTTTACTTGTGGCTGTGATACTGTCCCTCCTCAATCTGAGCTTGATAAATTACCAGGACAGGTGACAATCTTTTACGACCGTAACGATAAACCGAATAGTAAGACGGGGGAGCTACCAGGTGAAAAGGGAGCGCTCAAGGTTGCAGGGCAATTACAAAATCGCGGGTTTGTTGCAGCTGTGCCGTGCAATTCGTATTACGAAGATCGTCAAGGATGGGATGTATCGGATGCAATTAACGCCGGATTTAAATTTGATGATTTTGTGGCGGCGGGGAAAATAGCAACGCAACCTACACTCCTACCGAAAGAAAACCCGTTACGCGATCGCTTAGTTTCTAATGCCGAATTAATGGCACGCGCTCCAGATTATATTGACTGGTTAGTACCGGATATGCTACCGGCGAATGAGTTGTTTGTACTGGCTGCAAGTCCACGGGCTGGGAAATCGCTAATGGCGATGCTACTTGCAAAGTGTATTGCAACGGGTGAAAACTTCTTAGGGCGTGTCGTTACTCAAGGTGCTGTACTTTATGTAAACCTTGAGGATTCTGAAGCGAAGATCAAGCAGCGTGAACTTGCGCAAGAGTGGAGTACAGATGTACCTATTTACTGGCTCGATCGCTTTAAATTATCTGAAACTGCTCATTTAAGAGAATTGGCTGAAGAGTTAGATGTCAGGCTGATCATCTTGGATACTTTAAGTCGTATCCGTGATGATGGTAGCCAGGAGACATCAGCAGAGATATCGCGGTATCTGGAACCATTGCAGGATATGGCGATGCAATTACGGCTATCGGTGTTGCTAGTTCATCACACTACTAAAATCACGATTGAGAACGCAGGTAGTACGAATGTATTCGACACCATTCGCGGGAGTAGTGCAATTCGTGGTGTGTGTCGTGGATCTTGGGTGCTGGCTGCTAGCGATCGCACTTATCGATTGTGTGTAGAGCATGGTTTTGGCGAGAAGCAAGATTTAGAGGTATTGCTTGACGGGGAAACTTTGACATGGAAAGCAGTAAGACCTTGGAATCCTAAATCAAGTAGCACGCAAGTAGAACAGATTTTGGAGTATCTCAAAAAGGCTAAGAAAGCCACAATCCCTGAGGTTGCTAGCGTGCTTAATTTGAATCCTAATTATGTAACTACTGCTTTGTGGCGGTTGCAGATGGAAAAGCAGGTTTACAAAATTCCAGGTAAGAAATATTACCCTGCTACGTACTACTATGCAATGTCAACAAGCAGCCTTAATGACCTATCAATTACCTATCAAAAAAATGGCTTGATAGGTAATGAAAAACCCTGTGCTGAGGGAGATACAGCCAATAATCGCCATAACCTATCAAGCGGTGATACTTTTGACGGTACAAAGTACAAAAAAAATCCTGATGATACACAAAATGCAAGTGATACTGAGATATTTGATCAACTTTCTTCAATAGCTGAAAAGCTTACCAATGAAGCTATTGAAGCTAAAATGAATACTCAATCAATAGATAAATTTCTCAGTATTGATTCCAGCAAGAGTAGCAATCTTGCTGTACCTGCTGAAGAAAAAGGTATCAGTTTAGAAGGGGGCAGTGATCACTTGATACCCAAAACTGATACCTTTTTGCTTGATGACAATAGAGAAACTAATGAGAATTTAGGAAATTCTATTGCAACTATTGATGGTAAGACTGAACACATACCACGCAGGAAAACACGCAAGTTGCAAGTAGGCGATCGCTGCAAGTGGATAGGCTTACCTGGAGCTATGGCAGTTGTTTGCAAAGGTAGGACGCTAGAAGTATTGGAGTTGAGGTATCAAGGCTTAGAAGCACGCATTAAAGCGCCTAATTGGGCGTGTGACTACTGGGTAGCTAGCAGTGATTTAAGGCAAGTTAAGCAATGA